In Eriocheir sinensis breed Jianghai 21 chromosome 10, ASM2467909v1, whole genome shotgun sequence, the following proteins share a genomic window:
- the LOC126996459 gene encoding putative protein TPRXL isoform X3: MPVPPSSPSVGTRYSTYNSYRPSSSSYLGRTTSLDRTPFTPSSSAYGGSYSTSSYSGYSSYASKYSLPPRPSYSSSSDTFRSSRSLRQSPARPSYSRISSDSHLESSSPSSSSSSTSRYTSRYLRDSSTSRDSGYGSRVTSRDRSVDYVNGNSYDTSHFGASPSSYAANYRWESRDKDKTEENDSASQNGDAEKVRISDRIRAFETRTPARENGLGLLAGRETLTSSREPFSGSSRYLSGRDSSVTRRRGATLSTDTSRSPSAHKSSSESTLRESRDGSTSSSSKNEGSEGRRPSVTELCRKYDTNHNVTNGVARQEDDGEGSDGSGYSGDVASLLSSTRKRADASSILDRTDSPTALHRLESSTSIRVNSPSSLRKDSPAKNRLESPVRYRRESPSRRRVDSSGERDGRTSPLVNGVLDKPCV, encoded by the exons ATGCCCGTGCCGCCATCCTCGCCCTCCGTGGGCACCAGGTACTCTACCTACAACTCTTACCGTCCGTCCTCGTCCTCGTACTTGGGGCGCACCACCTCCCTTGACCGCACCCCGTTCACCCCGAGCAGCAGCGCCTATGGAGGTTCGTACTCCACCAGCTCTTACTCCGGCTACAGCAGCTACGCCAGCAAGTATTCACTTCCACCGCGGCCCTCCTACTCGTCGTCGTCGGACACCTTTCGCAGCAGCCGCAGTCTGCGTCAGTCCCCGGCGAGGCCATCCTACTCGAGAATCAGCTCCGATTCGCATCTGGAATCGTCGTCgccgtcgtcgtcatcgtcgtcaACTTCGCGATACACATCGCGCTATTTACGAGATTCATCTACTTCGCGAGACTCGGGGTACGGATCTCGTGTGACTTCGCGAGACCGTTCGGTCGACTATGTCAACGGTAACTCCTATGATACAAGTCACTTTGGGGCATCGCCTTCATCCTACGCCGCCAACTATCGCTGGGAATCCCGCGACAAAGACAAGACGGAAGAAAACGACAGCGCCAGTCAAAATGGCGACGCTGAAAAGGTAAGAATAAGTGACCGAATCCGAGCCTTTGAGACTCGCACTCCTGCCAGGGAGAACGGCTTGGGCCTTCTGGCTGGGCGGGAAACTCTGACCTCCTCCCGGGAACCCTTTAGCGGATCAAGTCGTTATTTGTCAGGGCGGGATAGCAGCGTAACCCGCCGCCGTGGTGCTACCCTCTCCACCGACACCTCCCGCTCCCCATCCGCCCATAAGAGTTCCTCGGAGAGCACGCTAAGAGAGAGTCGCGATGGCAGCACGAGCAGCAGTAGCAAGAACGAGGGCTCTGAAGGGAGGCGGCCCTCGGTGACGGAACTGTGCAGGAAGTACGACACCAACCACAACGTGACCAACGGTGTGGCACGGCAGGAGGACGATGGCGAGGGCAGCGACGGCAGCGGGTACTCGGGTGATGTGGcgtccctcctctcttccactcgcAAGCGTGCTGATGCCTCCTCCATCCTTGACCGAACGGACTCCCCTACCGCCCTCCACCGCCTCGAGTCCTCAACCAGCATCCGTGTCAACTCTCCCTCGTCACTGCGTAAAGACTCCCCTGCCAAGAACCGCCTGGAGTCTCCTGTTCGTTATCGTCGGGAGTCCCCCAGCAGGAGGCGAGTGGACTCCTCCGGCGAGCGAGATGGCCGCACCTCCCCCCTCGTCAACGGTGTGCTAGATAAG CCTTGCGTGTGA